A part of Deinococcus terrestris genomic DNA contains:
- a CDS encoding HTTM domain-containing protein, translating to MPQHWSALRTFFRRLSTEPLHRTGVRALQCGVALVILFRLFTEWPFAAYLWGPQGVGTDLSVELGPFGIPVQALFMQSWGVHLVLLLMLVAAVLLLLGRVTRWATLLALVTYWLIGMRNESLGDGGDNVIRILLFYMVLFLPADAPNPEGVRTRTWLHNVGIVAVILQVIVVYAVAGLSKVMGELWTNGTAMYYIAQVDWFTTPYFKELFKNVWLAPLAAYATLAYQLSFPFLALSRYRLPLFAVGIGFHLGIAVMMGLITFSAIMITLELFLIPDRDYARMHRALLRSRAWLLQRFSKVRGVQA from the coding sequence GTGCCCCAGCACTGGAGTGCTCTGAGAACCTTCTTTCGCCGCCTCAGCACTGAGCCTCTCCACCGCACAGGCGTGCGCGCCCTGCAATGCGGAGTGGCCCTCGTCATCCTGTTTCGCCTCTTCACCGAGTGGCCGTTCGCGGCGTACCTGTGGGGTCCACAGGGCGTCGGAACGGACCTGTCCGTTGAACTCGGTCCGTTTGGCATCCCCGTTCAGGCGCTGTTCATGCAGTCCTGGGGCGTCCACTTGGTGCTCCTGTTGATGCTCGTCGCGGCTGTCCTGCTGCTGCTGGGCCGCGTAACCCGCTGGGCGACCCTGCTGGCCCTGGTGACGTATTGGCTGATCGGAATGCGCAATGAATCACTCGGTGACGGCGGGGACAACGTCATCCGCATCCTTCTGTTCTATATGGTGCTGTTCTTGCCTGCCGACGCCCCAAATCCGGAAGGCGTTCGGACCCGAACCTGGCTGCATAACGTTGGAATCGTTGCCGTGATCCTTCAGGTGATCGTCGTATACGCGGTCGCGGGCCTCAGCAAGGTTATGGGCGAACTGTGGACGAATGGCACAGCCATGTACTACATCGCGCAGGTCGACTGGTTCACCACTCCTTATTTCAAGGAACTGTTCAAGAACGTCTGGCTGGCCCCGCTCGCTGCATACGCCACCTTAGCCTACCAGTTGAGTTTCCCCTTCTTGGCCCTGAGCCGCTACCGCCTGCCGCTGTTCGCTGTGGGAATCGGATTCCATCTGGGCATCGCGGTCATGATGGGCCTGATTACCTTCTCCGCCATCATGATTACGCTCGAGCTATTCCTGATTCCTGACCGGGATTACGCCCGAATGCACCGCGCCCTTCTTAGGAGCCGGGCCTGGCTGCTGCAGCGATTTTCGAAAGTCCGGGGGGTTCAGGCATGA
- a CDS encoding DUF5819 family protein has product MKHFLSLAVMTVSGVWLLAHFFFTAVYVTPQNPLKVMTAGVINRYIDTVFTQAWTLFAPNPIQANTSVMVQCLHEKKESVQSPWLDIAQPLWHAHQERRWTAYDRLSRTITNPVRDYMSGPADLKYVIDACQRGDQDLCTLGEQSLTAWRKQSTELLRAPVSAFCADQAKAAGIRPYTFVNVRLHLETPPAWPERFTGKSERQQVVVGTLHTLPIAAPGFYAPAPALLAFETSLGHDRHDSQAPVISLLHRSGTSASFPRAAVSGGR; this is encoded by the coding sequence ATGAAACACTTCCTCTCTCTCGCCGTGATGACTGTCAGTGGCGTGTGGCTGCTCGCTCACTTCTTCTTCACGGCGGTCTACGTTACCCCGCAAAATCCCCTGAAGGTCATGACTGCTGGCGTCATTAACCGGTACATCGACACGGTCTTTACGCAGGCCTGGACGCTGTTCGCCCCGAACCCCATCCAGGCGAACACCTCCGTGATGGTCCAGTGCCTGCACGAGAAGAAGGAAAGCGTCCAGTCCCCGTGGTTGGACATTGCGCAGCCCCTGTGGCACGCCCACCAAGAGCGGCGTTGGACGGCGTACGACCGCCTGAGCCGTACCATCACTAATCCTGTCCGGGATTACATGTCCGGCCCGGCAGACCTGAAGTACGTGATAGACGCTTGCCAGCGCGGCGACCAGGACTTATGCACCCTGGGTGAGCAGAGCTTAACCGCTTGGCGCAAGCAGTCCACTGAACTTCTCCGCGCACCCGTGTCAGCCTTCTGCGCCGACCAGGCCAAAGCGGCAGGCATCCGGCCATACACCTTCGTGAACGTGCGTCTTCACCTGGAAACGCCTCCGGCTTGGCCAGAGCGGTTTACTGGGAAGTCCGAGCGGCAACAAGTCGTTGTAGGCACGCTACACACCCTGCCGATCGCCGCGCCCGGCTTCTACGCGCCTGCCCCGGCCCTACTGGCCTTCGAAACGAGCCTCGGCCACGACCGCCATGATTCGCAGGCACCTGTCATCTCCCTGTTACACCGCAGCGGCACCTCTGCCAGTTTTCCCAGGGCTGCCGTCAGCGGAGGTCGGTAA